One genomic segment of Hordeum vulgare subsp. vulgare chromosome 2H, MorexV3_pseudomolecules_assembly, whole genome shotgun sequence includes these proteins:
- the LOC123425226 gene encoding origin of replication complex subunit 3 isoform X1 — MATPSREASLTAANNIQPFFVLHKASAGASASVSSPATSRARRRIEVSQPLSPNPKSAKRPRDDEEEVDIELYEHLRLEAFNCTWSKIQSTINEVLRGINLKLFDQVLRWVQESFSTIRSIMRPCPAEIQQPYPLLTDVICRKIPTTFVLTKNAEFVDDVTTFRDLMDHLESNGCHLAKLSATELSAKNGVGGCLRSLLRQLLSDVPDVADVSALASWYCKGDNYDQPIIIIIDDLEQCSGDVLGELVMTLSEWVIKIPIFFVMGIATTLDAPRKLLSSEALQRLDPCKLTLGSPSDRMNALVEAILVKPCAGFCISHEVAVFLRNYFFRHDGTITSFISALKLACSKHFSVEPLSFLCMGMLEEDSENFWHDKFGALPVGIQKQAFGLPSCTREYNSIKPGNNLVEGLSELMKLQKDWSSVLSCLYEAGRHGKVQLLDIFCEAINPDLHTRNDSNNELLMSKLTSGNLSSGKSGAGRRCIAQALDTVRYMPMETLFHVLEVWSIHLEGMNEIIAKVKELQSTTTSADCVITTKDKWPRRSTNSTAIGTVPLNDKATMLLDDITRKLLVPVECLPFHEIICFKNVGVLQSALIGNPRKMVQLDLLKSQSRLNCSCCSRNGIAVSASLHDTSVMCNLAQEYGDVINLHDWYLSFDGIINSKGKNKLVGSPSKKKSKATPQQSEAMIQARFCRAVTELQITGLLRMPSKRRPDLVQRIAFGP; from the exons ATGGCTACACCGTCTCGCGAAGCTTCGCTCACAGCCGCCAACAATATCCAG CCGTTCTTTGTCCTTCATAAGGCGTCCGCTGGTGCGTCCGCATCTGTTTCCTCCCCGGCAACTTCCCGGGCTCGGCGGCGGATCGAGGTCTCCCAACCGTTATCTCCCAACCCCAAATCTGCAAAGAGACCGcgggatgacgaggaggaggtggacatAGAGCTGTACGAGCATCTCCGCCTGGAGGCCTTCAACTGCACCTGGTCCAAGATCCAATCCACCATCAAT GAGGTCCTCAGAGGCATCAACCTCAAGCTGTTTGACCAGGTGCTGCGGTGGGTCCAGGAATCCTTCTCCACTATCCGCTCTATCATGAGACCCTGCCCTGCTGAAATCCAGCAGCCGTACCCTCTCTTAACCGATGTGATCTGCAGAAAGATACCAACGACATTTGTTCTCACTA AGAATGCAGAATTTGTTGATGATGTCACGACATTTCGGGATCTCATGGATCATCTGGAGTCTAATGGATGTCACCTGGCCAAGCTCTCGGCAACAGAATTATCAGCAAAGAATGGAGTCGGTGGCTGCTTAAGGAGCTTGTTGAGGCAGCTGCTGTCAGATGTTCCAGAT GTAGCGGATGTATCTGCACTCGCATCTTGGTACTGCAAAGGCGACAATTATGATCAACCTATCATTATCATAATTGATGATTTAGAGCAATGCTCCGGTGATGTCCTGGGAGAGCTTGTGATGACGCTGAG TGAGTGGGTAATTAAGATTCCAATCTTCTTTGTAATGGGGATAGCAACTACCCTTGACGCACCAAGGAAACTACTCTCATCGGAAGCTCTTCAAAGATTAGATCCCTGTAAGCTCACGTTGGGGTCTCCCTCTGATAGAATGAATGCCCTTGTGGAGGCCATCCTTGTTAAACCATGCGCTGGTTTCTGCATCAGTCACGAAGTTGCAGTCTTCCTCAGAAATTACTTTTTCAGACACGATGGGACAATAACATCTTTCATTAGTGCTCTCAAG CTTGCATGCAGTAAGCACTTCTCTGTCGAACCTTTGAGCTTCTTGTGCATGGGAATGCTTGAAGAGGATTCTGAG AACTTTTGGCATGATAAATTTGGTGCACTGCCTGTAGGAATTCAGAAACAAGCTTTTGGTTTACCCTCATGCACAAG GGAATATAACTCAATCAAGCCTGGCAACAATTTGGTAGAAGGGTTGTCTGAGCTGATGAAGCTGCAAAAGGATTGGAGTTCTGTTCTCTCG TGCCTGTATGAAGCTGGAAGACATGGCAAAGTGCAACTTTTAGATATTTTCTGCGAGGCAATCAATCCAGATCTGCATACTCGGAATGATTCAAATAATGAACTGCTTATGTCTAAACTGACAAGTGGGAATCTATCAAGCGGAAAATCAGGTGCTGGTAGAAGATGTATAGCTCAGGCATTGGATACAGTAAG ATACATGCCTATGGAAACATTATTTCATGTTCTTGAAGTTTGGAGCATCCACTTAGAAGGAATGAATGAG ATTATTGCCAAGGTCAAAGAGCTTCAGTCAACTACAACCAGTGCAGATTGTGTGATAACCACAAAGGATAAGTGGCCTAG GAGATCAACCAATAGTACTGCAATTGGAACAGTGCCATTAAACGATAAAGCTACCATGTTATTGGATGATATTACGAG AAAACTTTTGGTGCCTGTCGAGTGTTTACCTTTTCacgaaatcatttgcttcaagaatGTTGGTGTTCTCCAATCT GCACTAATTGGAAACCCAAGAAAAATGGTTCAGCTTGATCTCCTGAAGTCACAGAGCCGTCTTAATTGCTCTTGCTGCAGCAGAAATGGAATTGCTGTGTCAGCATCCTTGCATGACACATCAGTTAT GTGCAACCTAGCCCAAGAATATGGTGACGTAATTAACCTTCATGACTGGTACCTGTCTTTTGATGGAATCATCAATTCAAAAGGGAAAAACAAATTGGTTGGTTCCCCCTCAAAAAAGAAATCAAAAGCCACGCCTCAACAGAGTGAAGCCATGATCCA AGCACGGTTCTGCAGGGCTGTCACGGAGCTCCAAATTACTGGACTTCTTCGGATGCCGAGCAAGAGAAGGCCAGATCTGGTGCAGAGAATTGCCTTCGGTCCTTGA
- the LOC123425226 gene encoding origin of replication complex subunit 3 isoform X2 codes for MATPSREASLTAANNIQPFFVLHKASAGASASVSSPATSRARRRIEVSQPLSPNPKSAKRPRDDEEEVDIELYEHLRLEAFNCTWSKIQSTINEVLRGINLKLFDQVLRWVQESFSTIRSIMRPCPAEIQQPYPLLTDVICRKIPTTFVLTKNAEFVDDVTTFRDLMDHLESNGCHLAKLSATELSAKNGVGGCLRSLLRQLLSDVPDVADVSALASWYCKGDNYDQPIIIIIDDLEQCSGDVLGELVMTLSEWVIKIPIFFVMGIATTLDAPRKLLSSEALQRLDPCKLTLGSPSDRMNALVEAILVKPCAGFCISHEVAVFLRNYFFRHDGTITSFISALKLACSKHFSVEPLSFLCMGMLEEDSENFWHDKFGALPVGIQKQAFGLPSCTREYNSIKPGNNLVEGLSELMKLQKDWSSVLSCLYEAGRHGKVQLLDIFCEAINPDLHTRNDSNNELLMSKLTSGNLSSGKSGAGRRCIAQALDTVRYMPMETLFHVLEVWSIHLEGMNEIIAKVKELQSTTTSADCVITTKDKWPRRSTNSTAIGTVPLNDKATMLLDDITRKLLVPVECLPFHEIICFKNVGVLQSVQPSPRIW; via the exons ATGGCTACACCGTCTCGCGAAGCTTCGCTCACAGCCGCCAACAATATCCAG CCGTTCTTTGTCCTTCATAAGGCGTCCGCTGGTGCGTCCGCATCTGTTTCCTCCCCGGCAACTTCCCGGGCTCGGCGGCGGATCGAGGTCTCCCAACCGTTATCTCCCAACCCCAAATCTGCAAAGAGACCGcgggatgacgaggaggaggtggacatAGAGCTGTACGAGCATCTCCGCCTGGAGGCCTTCAACTGCACCTGGTCCAAGATCCAATCCACCATCAAT GAGGTCCTCAGAGGCATCAACCTCAAGCTGTTTGACCAGGTGCTGCGGTGGGTCCAGGAATCCTTCTCCACTATCCGCTCTATCATGAGACCCTGCCCTGCTGAAATCCAGCAGCCGTACCCTCTCTTAACCGATGTGATCTGCAGAAAGATACCAACGACATTTGTTCTCACTA AGAATGCAGAATTTGTTGATGATGTCACGACATTTCGGGATCTCATGGATCATCTGGAGTCTAATGGATGTCACCTGGCCAAGCTCTCGGCAACAGAATTATCAGCAAAGAATGGAGTCGGTGGCTGCTTAAGGAGCTTGTTGAGGCAGCTGCTGTCAGATGTTCCAGAT GTAGCGGATGTATCTGCACTCGCATCTTGGTACTGCAAAGGCGACAATTATGATCAACCTATCATTATCATAATTGATGATTTAGAGCAATGCTCCGGTGATGTCCTGGGAGAGCTTGTGATGACGCTGAG TGAGTGGGTAATTAAGATTCCAATCTTCTTTGTAATGGGGATAGCAACTACCCTTGACGCACCAAGGAAACTACTCTCATCGGAAGCTCTTCAAAGATTAGATCCCTGTAAGCTCACGTTGGGGTCTCCCTCTGATAGAATGAATGCCCTTGTGGAGGCCATCCTTGTTAAACCATGCGCTGGTTTCTGCATCAGTCACGAAGTTGCAGTCTTCCTCAGAAATTACTTTTTCAGACACGATGGGACAATAACATCTTTCATTAGTGCTCTCAAG CTTGCATGCAGTAAGCACTTCTCTGTCGAACCTTTGAGCTTCTTGTGCATGGGAATGCTTGAAGAGGATTCTGAG AACTTTTGGCATGATAAATTTGGTGCACTGCCTGTAGGAATTCAGAAACAAGCTTTTGGTTTACCCTCATGCACAAG GGAATATAACTCAATCAAGCCTGGCAACAATTTGGTAGAAGGGTTGTCTGAGCTGATGAAGCTGCAAAAGGATTGGAGTTCTGTTCTCTCG TGCCTGTATGAAGCTGGAAGACATGGCAAAGTGCAACTTTTAGATATTTTCTGCGAGGCAATCAATCCAGATCTGCATACTCGGAATGATTCAAATAATGAACTGCTTATGTCTAAACTGACAAGTGGGAATCTATCAAGCGGAAAATCAGGTGCTGGTAGAAGATGTATAGCTCAGGCATTGGATACAGTAAG ATACATGCCTATGGAAACATTATTTCATGTTCTTGAAGTTTGGAGCATCCACTTAGAAGGAATGAATGAG ATTATTGCCAAGGTCAAAGAGCTTCAGTCAACTACAACCAGTGCAGATTGTGTGATAACCACAAAGGATAAGTGGCCTAG GAGATCAACCAATAGTACTGCAATTGGAACAGTGCCATTAAACGATAAAGCTACCATGTTATTGGATGATATTACGAG AAAACTTTTGGTGCCTGTCGAGTGTTTACCTTTTCacgaaatcatttgcttcaagaatGTTGGTGTTCTCCAATCT GTGCAACCTAGCCCAAGAATATGGTGA